A genome region from Bradyrhizobium sp. WSM1417 includes the following:
- a CDS encoding response regulator transcription factor: MTTESKKRDVALVVDDSPETLRLLTDALDSAGMTVMVALDGAAAMRIVDQITPDIVLLDAVMPGMDGFETCRRLKRDAGLANVPVIFMTGLAETEHIVRGLEAGGVDYVTKPIVIEEMLARIRVHLGNARLTQSARAALDVSGRFLFAINRQGKLLWATPHAQKLLADHHGAQTEDDFVLPVSLLQWLEQAKGKGSSKSQAASLPDNPQLRLYYMGETAPNEFLLRLSRESGTAPPPEFTSELGLTTREGEVLAWLSKGKTNRDIAQILGLSPRTVDKHLEQIYSKLGVENRTAAAAIATNATRRNS; this comes from the coding sequence ATGACCACTGAGTCGAAAAAGCGCGACGTCGCGCTCGTTGTCGACGACTCCCCGGAGACGCTGCGGCTGCTCACCGACGCGCTCGACAGCGCCGGAATGACGGTGATGGTGGCGCTCGACGGCGCGGCCGCGATGCGCATCGTCGACCAGATCACGCCTGACATCGTGCTGCTCGACGCGGTGATGCCGGGCATGGACGGATTCGAGACCTGCCGCCGCCTCAAGCGTGATGCGGGCCTTGCCAATGTCCCGGTGATCTTCATGACGGGGCTCGCCGAGACAGAGCACATCGTGCGCGGGCTGGAGGCCGGCGGCGTCGACTACGTGACCAAGCCGATTGTGATCGAGGAGATGCTGGCGCGCATCCGCGTTCACCTCGGCAATGCGCGACTGACGCAAAGCGCACGCGCCGCGCTCGACGTCTCCGGCCGATTCCTGTTCGCGATCAATCGCCAGGGCAAATTGTTGTGGGCGACCCCGCATGCGCAGAAGCTGCTGGCGGACCACCACGGCGCGCAGACCGAGGACGACTTCGTGCTGCCAGTATCATTGCTGCAATGGCTGGAGCAGGCAAAGGGCAAGGGCAGCTCGAAATCTCAGGCAGCTTCCTTGCCCGACAATCCTCAGCTCCGCCTGTACTACATGGGCGAGACCGCGCCGAACGAGTTCCTGCTGCGGCTCTCCAGGGAATCCGGCACCGCGCCGCCACCCGAGTTCACTAGCGAGCTCGGCCTCACTACCCGCGAAGGCGAGGTGCTGGCCTGGCTCAGCAAGGGCAAAACCAACCGCGACATCGCCCAGATTTTGGGCTTGAGCCCGCGCACGGTCGACAAGCATCTCGAGCAGATCTACTCCAAGCTCGGCGTCGAGAACCGGACTGCGGCGGCGGCGATTGCAACGAATGCGACAAGAAGGAATTCCTGA
- a CDS encoding NAD(P)/FAD-dependent oxidoreductase, which translates to MNVAVRSHATAKQASEHFDVLIVGAGISGIGSAYHMTRQLPNASFVILETQATFGGTWTTHRYPGIRSDSDLHTFGYSFKPWVGPPIATAEEILAYMNEVIDENDIARHIRYKHRINSASWSSEQNLWTIEAVTTDTGEPKTFTANFLWMCQGYYRHSEGYTPEWKGTDRFKGRIVHPQTWPDDIELANKKVVVIGSGATAATLVPNIADKCAHVTMLQRSPTYFRLGRNAIEIAEELRRLQVDEAWIHEIVRRKILFEQDAFTKLCLSKPEQVKKELIGQISAVLGPEYDVDTHFTPSYRPWRQRIAFVPDADLFKGIASGKASVVTDEIECFVENGIQLKSGKLLEADIIVTATGFNLAALGDIAFEVDGKPLAFGDTVTYRGMMFTGVPNMVWVFGYFRASWTLRVDLVADFVCRLLGHMKAKGKKKVEVKLRAEDHNMPILPWIDPENFNPGYMMRNMDLLPKRGDKPEWQHSQDYWTEKDEIPKTDLDGGEFVYG; encoded by the coding sequence ATGAATGTCGCTGTTCGCAGTCACGCCACGGCCAAACAGGCTTCTGAACATTTCGACGTGCTGATCGTCGGCGCCGGTATCTCGGGCATCGGCAGCGCCTATCACATGACCAGGCAGCTTCCGAATGCGAGCTTCGTCATCCTGGAAACGCAGGCGACGTTCGGTGGCACATGGACCACTCATCGCTATCCCGGAATTCGTTCGGACAGCGACCTCCACACCTTCGGGTATAGCTTCAAGCCCTGGGTCGGGCCGCCGATCGCGACCGCCGAGGAAATCCTCGCCTACATGAACGAGGTGATCGACGAAAACGATATCGCGCGGCATATCCGCTACAAGCACAGGATCAATTCGGCGAGCTGGTCGAGCGAGCAAAACCTCTGGACCATCGAGGCGGTGACGACCGACACCGGCGAGCCAAAAACTTTCACGGCGAACTTCCTCTGGATGTGCCAGGGCTATTACCGCCATTCGGAAGGCTATACGCCGGAATGGAAGGGCACGGATCGCTTCAAGGGCCGCATCGTTCATCCACAGACCTGGCCTGATGATATCGAGCTCGCGAACAAGAAAGTCGTCGTGATCGGCTCCGGCGCGACGGCGGCGACGCTGGTGCCGAACATCGCCGACAAATGCGCGCATGTCACGATGCTGCAGCGTTCGCCCACCTATTTCCGTTTGGGCCGCAACGCCATCGAGATCGCAGAGGAGCTACGCAGGCTTCAGGTTGACGAAGCATGGATCCACGAGATCGTCCGGCGAAAGATCCTGTTCGAGCAGGATGCCTTCACCAAGCTTTGCTTGTCAAAACCCGAGCAGGTGAAAAAGGAGCTGATCGGCCAGATCAGCGCCGTGCTCGGTCCGGAGTACGATGTCGATACCCATTTCACGCCGAGCTACCGGCCATGGCGGCAGCGTATCGCCTTCGTGCCCGATGCCGATCTGTTCAAGGGCATCGCCAGCGGCAAGGCGTCCGTCGTCACCGACGAGATCGAATGTTTCGTCGAGAACGGTATCCAGCTCAAATCCGGCAAGCTGCTCGAAGCCGACATCATCGTCACCGCAACCGGCTTCAATCTCGCGGCGCTCGGCGACATTGCCTTCGAGGTCGACGGCAAGCCGCTCGCCTTCGGCGACACCGTCACCTATCGCGGCATGATGTTCACGGGCGTGCCGAACATGGTCTGGGTGTTCGGCTATTTCCGCGCCAGCTGGACGCTGCGCGTCGACCTCGTCGCCGACTTCGTCTGCCGCCTGCTCGGTCACATGAAGGCCAAAGGCAAGAAGAAGGTCGAGGTCAAGTTACGCGCCGAAGACCATAACATGCCGATCCTGCCCTGGATCGATCCGGAGAACTTCAATCCCGGCTATATGATGCGCAACATGGACCTGCTGCCCAAGCGCGGCGACAAACCGGAATGGCAGCACAGCCAGGATTACTGGACCGAAAAGGACGAGATCCCGAAAACGGATCTGGATGGCGGGGAGTTTGTGTATGGGTGA
- a CDS encoding trypsin-like serine protease → MKKLVTLITTALLLATPAYAIVGGGTPQADGVARAVVTIVGSRGNFCTGTLVAPKLVLTVAHCVQPGADYKIVDRGTDGQPQLLNVRTVAIHPSFNMQAMQGHRATADLALLQLEIPLKGKSTVPVGAPNIPIQVGSRFVIAGIGVTVRGDGKSGGATRVAGLVATGQPGTLQIRLVDPVTNGVRDGIGACTGDSGGPVFEDKPAGAVLVGVISWSTGPNGAAGCGGLTGVTPLTLYRDWILQTARSWGAAL, encoded by the coding sequence ATGAAGAAGCTCGTAACCCTCATTACGACCGCGCTGCTGCTCGCCACGCCCGCTTATGCCATCGTTGGCGGCGGCACGCCGCAGGCCGATGGCGTCGCGCGCGCCGTTGTCACGATCGTCGGCTCGCGCGGCAATTTCTGCACCGGCACCCTGGTTGCGCCAAAACTGGTGCTCACCGTTGCCCACTGCGTGCAGCCTGGCGCGGACTACAAGATCGTCGATCGTGGCACCGACGGGCAGCCGCAACTGCTGAATGTCCGCACCGTCGCGATCCATCCGAGTTTCAACATGCAGGCGATGCAAGGGCATCGCGCTACCGCCGACCTGGCGCTGCTGCAGCTGGAAATTCCATTGAAGGGAAAATCGACGGTACCGGTCGGTGCGCCGAATATTCCGATCCAGGTCGGCAGCCGCTTCGTCATCGCCGGCATCGGCGTCACGGTGCGTGGCGACGGCAAGAGTGGCGGCGCGACGCGCGTTGCCGGCCTCGTTGCGACGGGGCAGCCCGGCACGCTCCAGATCCGGTTGGTCGACCCCGTAACCAACGGTGTTCGCGACGGAATTGGCGCCTGCACCGGTGATTCCGGCGGTCCCGTGTTCGAGGACAAGCCGGCCGGAGCCGTGCTCGTCGGCGTGATCAGCTGGTCCACGGGGCCGAACGGAGCCGCCGGCTGCGGCGGGCTGACCGGAGTCACGCCGCTCACGCTCTATCGCGACTGGATCTTGCAGACCGCGCGGAGCTGGGGTGCGGCGCTGTGA
- a CDS encoding HAD-IA family hydrolase, whose translation MTIEAVIFDFGGVLTSSPFEAFTRFETERGLPIDIIRRTNAANHLENAWAKFERAEVDIDTFDHLFATESLALGAEVRGRDVLPLLQGDLRPEMVEALKRIKAQFKTGCITNNLPANAIGSMTGRSLYVAEVMVLFDHVIESAKIGLRKPDPRIYQLMVETLKVDPKNCVYLDDLGVNLKPAREMGMTTIKVTSGAQAIAELEAATGLKLG comes from the coding sequence TTGACGATCGAGGCTGTGATCTTTGATTTTGGCGGCGTGCTGACGAGTTCGCCGTTCGAGGCGTTCACGCGGTTCGAGACAGAGCGTGGCCTGCCCATCGACATCATCCGGCGCACCAACGCGGCCAATCATCTGGAAAATGCCTGGGCCAAATTCGAGCGCGCCGAGGTCGATATCGACACGTTCGATCATTTGTTCGCGACGGAGTCGCTCGCGCTCGGCGCGGAGGTGCGCGGCCGCGATGTGCTGCCGCTGCTTCAGGGTGATCTGCGCCCCGAGATGGTCGAAGCGCTGAAGCGCATCAAGGCGCAATTCAAGACCGGCTGCATTACCAACAATCTGCCGGCCAATGCGATCGGCAGCATGACCGGCCGCTCACTCTATGTCGCCGAGGTGATGGTGCTGTTCGACCATGTCATCGAGTCCGCCAAGATCGGCCTGCGCAAGCCCGACCCGCGCATTTATCAGCTGATGGTCGAGACGCTGAAGGTTGATCCGAAGAATTGCGTCTATCTCGACGATCTCGGCGTCAATCTGAAGCCGGCACGCGAGATGGGCATGACGACGATCAAGGTGACCAGCGGCGCCCAGGCGATCGCCGAGCTCGAGGCCGCGACGGGATTGAAGCTGGGCTAG
- the mtnA gene encoding S-methyl-5-thioribose-1-phosphate isomerase: protein MKVDGKHFRSIWRERDGWSVGAIDQRRLPHEFIVAKLTSCEDAALAIRDMLVRGAPLIGATAAYGMALAMREDASDAGLKRAYDTLVVARPTAINLKWALDEMRASLAPIDPLERAEAAYARADEIVEQDVEINRGIAGNGLKLIEAIVARKKPGETVHVLTHCNAGWLATVDWGTATAPIYLAHERGIKIHVWVDETRPRNQGASLTAWELGHHGVAHTVIPDNTGGHLMQHGMVDLAIVGTDRVAANGDVCNKIGTYLKALAAHDNNVPFYVALPSPTIDFAVDDGVRDIPIEQRSGTEVTDMTGRTADGRLETVRIVPEGSPVANYAFDVTPARLVTGLITERGVLKPNRASLAAAFPERIAAAAE, encoded by the coding sequence ATGAAGGTCGACGGCAAGCATTTCCGCAGCATCTGGCGTGAGCGCGACGGCTGGTCGGTCGGCGCAATCGACCAGCGCCGGCTGCCGCACGAGTTCATCGTTGCGAAGCTGACCTCATGCGAGGACGCGGCCCTCGCCATCCGAGACATGCTGGTGCGTGGTGCGCCGTTGATCGGCGCGACCGCGGCCTACGGCATGGCGCTCGCAATGCGCGAGGACGCTTCCGACGCCGGCCTGAAGCGCGCCTACGACACGCTCGTGGTGGCGCGGCCGACCGCGATCAATCTGAAATGGGCCCTGGACGAGATGCGCGCGAGCCTCGCGCCGATCGATCCGCTGGAGCGCGCCGAAGCTGCCTATGCGCGCGCCGACGAGATCGTCGAGCAGGACGTCGAGATCAACCGCGGCATTGCCGGCAATGGCCTGAAACTCATCGAGGCGATCGTCGCAAGGAAGAAGCCAGGCGAGACGGTGCACGTGCTGACCCATTGCAATGCCGGCTGGCTTGCGACGGTCGATTGGGGCACGGCGACGGCGCCGATCTATCTTGCGCACGAGCGCGGCATCAAGATCCATGTCTGGGTCGACGAGACGCGTCCGCGCAACCAGGGCGCCTCGCTCACGGCCTGGGAACTCGGCCACCACGGTGTGGCGCATACGGTCATTCCGGACAACACCGGGGGGCATCTGATGCAGCACGGCATGGTCGATCTCGCCATCGTCGGCACCGATCGCGTTGCCGCCAATGGTGACGTCTGCAACAAGATCGGCACCTATTTGAAGGCGCTCGCCGCTCACGACAATAACGTGCCGTTCTATGTCGCGCTGCCGTCGCCGACGATCGATTTTGCCGTTGATGACGGCGTCCGCGACATCCCCATTGAGCAGCGCAGCGGAACGGAGGTCACCGACATGACCGGCCGCACCGCGGACGGAAGGCTTGAGACGGTACGCATCGTGCCGGAGGGCTCGCCGGTCGCGAATTATGCCTTCGACGTCACCCCGGCGCGGCTCGTCACCGGCCTCATCACCGAGCGCGGCGTGCTGAAGCCCAATCGTGCGTCACTTGCCGCCGCCTTCCCCGAGCGGATCGCAGCAGCCGCGGAATAA
- a CDS encoding S-methyl-5'-thioadenosine phosphorylase, translating into MTQAVLGIIGGSGIYDLPGLEGAREEVIKSPWGEPSAPLRRGSMAGLPIVFLPRHDKGHRLSPSDINYRANIDVLKRAGVTDLISLSACGSFREELPPGTFVLVDQFVDRTHKRESSFFGRGCVAHVSMAHPVSPRLRIHLATAAEAEGIAFARGGTYVCMEGPQFSTYAESMTYKTLGYSVIGMTNMPEAKLAREAELCYATVAMVTDFDCWHPDHDAVTVQDIIRVLSSNADKAKALVARLAKDFPREHEPCPIGSDRALDTALITAPEARDPELLKKLDAVAGRILRT; encoded by the coding sequence ATGACGCAGGCGGTATTGGGCATCATCGGGGGCTCCGGCATCTACGATCTGCCAGGACTGGAGGGCGCTCGCGAAGAGGTGATCAAGAGCCCCTGGGGCGAGCCGTCGGCGCCCCTGCGGCGCGGCTCCATGGCCGGCTTGCCGATCGTGTTCCTGCCGCGCCACGACAAGGGCCACCGGCTGTCGCCATCCGACATCAACTATCGCGCCAATATCGACGTCCTCAAGCGCGCCGGCGTCACCGACCTGATCTCGCTGTCGGCCTGCGGCTCGTTCAGGGAGGAACTGCCGCCGGGAACCTTCGTTCTCGTCGACCAATTCGTCGATCGCACCCATAAGCGCGAGAGCTCGTTCTTCGGGAGGGGATGCGTTGCGCATGTGTCGATGGCGCATCCGGTCTCGCCGCGGCTGCGCATCCATCTTGCCACGGCGGCCGAAGCCGAGGGCATCGCGTTTGCGCGCGGCGGCACCTATGTCTGCATGGAGGGACCGCAATTCTCGACCTATGCGGAAAGCATGACCTACAAGACGCTTGGCTATTCCGTGATCGGCATGACCAACATGCCCGAGGCGAAACTCGCGCGCGAGGCCGAGCTTTGCTACGCTACCGTTGCAATGGTGACGGATTTCGATTGCTGGCATCCCGATCACGACGCCGTCACCGTGCAGGACATCATTCGCGTTCTGAGCTCGAACGCCGACAAGGCAAAAGCGTTGGTGGCGCGGCTGGCGAAAGACTTCCCGCGCGAGCATGAGCCGTGCCCGATCGGCTCGGACCGCGCGCTCGATACCGCGCTGATCACCGCGCCCGAGGCGCGCGATCCCGAGCTCTTGAAGAAGCTCGATGCGGTGGCCGGGCGCATCCTGCGAACGTGA
- a CDS encoding phosphopantetheine-binding protein, translated as MQAFNTELRNRIIKLVKGILAQNSLPAEVTPQAKLVDVGLTSMDMVNLMLGVEAEFDFTIPQSEITPENFQSVETLERMVATQLQSAAAA; from the coding sequence ATGCAGGCTTTCAATACCGAATTGCGCAATCGCATCATCAAGCTGGTGAAGGGCATCCTCGCCCAGAACTCGCTCCCCGCCGAGGTCACGCCGCAGGCCAAGCTCGTCGACGTCGGCCTGACCTCGATGGACATGGTCAATCTGATGCTCGGCGTCGAAGCCGAGTTCGACTTCACGATTCCCCAGTCCGAGATCACACCGGAGAACTTCCAGTCGGTCGAGACGCTGGAGCGTATGGTCGCGACCCAGCTGCAGTCGGCGGCCGCGGCATAA
- a CDS encoding acyl-CoA dehydrogenase family protein, protein MNVREAVLTVDETQTSFLEQGPSLVERAARTATVAAADADGVDRDARFPHKAFEVAREQKLLGVMIPAEFGGFGASIHDVTDVCYTLGRACASTAMIYAMHTTKVACVVRHGHGIPWMETMMRRVARDQWLLASSTTEGQNGGNIRASAAAVDVAGDTVSLLRDATVISYGAEADGLVTIARRATDASASDQVLLALARDDYSLKRTLGWETLGMRGTCSTGFELKVDCPTDRVFPESYDKIHAQTMTPFAHLCWSSAWAGIAAAAVTRAQAFVRKAARTSGGQMPPAAAHFTAAKMSLAKLRALISANIDAFARAEHDERALGSLDFQSSITLLKVQASELAVETVMHAMRTAGLSGYRNDGEFTMGRHLRDVLSSPIMINNDRILANAATSTLMSGVPTSLRD, encoded by the coding sequence ATGAACGTGCGTGAAGCAGTCCTCACTGTCGACGAGACGCAGACGAGTTTTCTCGAGCAGGGTCCGTCCCTCGTCGAACGCGCCGCCCGAACCGCCACCGTGGCGGCAGCCGACGCAGACGGGGTCGATCGCGATGCCCGCTTCCCCCACAAGGCCTTCGAGGTCGCGCGTGAGCAGAAGCTGCTCGGCGTCATGATCCCGGCCGAGTTCGGCGGCTTCGGTGCTTCGATCCACGACGTCACCGACGTCTGCTACACGCTCGGACGCGCCTGCGCCTCCACGGCGATGATCTACGCCATGCACACGACAAAGGTCGCCTGCGTCGTCAGGCACGGCCACGGCATCCCATGGATGGAGACCATGATGCGCCGGGTCGCGCGCGACCAGTGGCTGCTCGCCTCCTCCACCACCGAAGGCCAGAACGGCGGCAACATCCGCGCCAGCGCCGCCGCCGTCGACGTCGCCGGCGACACCGTCTCGCTGCTGCGCGACGCCACCGTGATCTCCTACGGCGCCGAGGCCGACGGCCTCGTCACCATCGCCCGCCGCGCCACCGACGCTTCTGCGTCGGACCAGGTGCTGCTGGCGCTCGCCAGGGACGATTATTCGCTGAAGCGGACGCTGGGCTGGGAAACGCTCGGCATGCGCGGCACCTGTTCGACCGGCTTCGAGCTGAAGGTCGACTGCCCGACCGACCGCGTCTTCCCGGAATCCTACGACAAGATCCACGCCCAGACCATGACGCCGTTCGCGCATCTGTGCTGGTCCTCGGCCTGGGCTGGTATCGCTGCAGCCGCCGTTACCCGTGCGCAGGCCTTCGTCCGCAAGGCGGCCCGCACCTCGGGCGGACAGATGCCTCCGGCGGCCGCGCATTTCACCGCCGCCAAGATGTCGCTGGCCAAGCTGCGGGCGCTGATATCAGCCAATATCGACGCCTTTGCACGCGCCGAACACGACGAACGCGCGCTCGGCTCGCTCGACTTCCAGTCTTCGATCACGCTTCTGAAGGTGCAGGCCTCGGAGCTCGCGGTCGAGACCGTGATGCATGCGATGCGCACCGCAGGCCTGTCCGGCTACCGCAACGACGGTGAGTTCACCATGGGCCGCCACCTGCGCGACGTGCTGTCGTCGCCGATCATGATCAACAACGATCGCATTCTGGCCAATGCGGCAACATCGACCCTGATGAGCGGCGTGCCGACAAGCCTTCGGGACTGA
- a CDS encoding amino acid--[acyl-carrier-protein] ligase produces MNIAVLPNSPETAPQMADPLDHLAEKLFHSMGSDGVYARTALYEGIVERLSALITSHREAGTEVMRFPPVMSRSQLEKSGYLKSFPNLLGCVCGLHGTEREINAAVSRFDAGGDWTSSLSPADLVLSPAACYPVYPIAASRGQLPKGGLRFDVAADCFRREPSKHLDRLQSFRMREYVCIGSPDDVADFRERWMVRAQAIATDLGLTFRVDYASDPFFGRVGQMKAVSQKQQQLKFELLIPLRSEEQPTACMSFNYHREHFGTTWDIKDANGEPAHTGCVAFGMDRLAVAMFHTHGTDPSAWPAKVREIMGLQPQIAADAHGEGWR; encoded by the coding sequence ATGAACATTGCTGTTCTCCCCAACTCGCCTGAGACCGCGCCGCAGATGGCGGATCCGCTGGATCATCTCGCCGAGAAGCTGTTCCACTCCATGGGCTCGGACGGCGTCTATGCCCGCACCGCGCTTTATGAAGGCATCGTCGAGCGGCTCTCCGCGCTGATCACGAGCCATCGCGAGGCCGGCACTGAGGTGATGCGCTTCCCGCCGGTGATGAGCCGGTCTCAGCTAGAAAAATCCGGCTACCTCAAGAGCTTTCCGAACCTGCTCGGTTGCGTCTGCGGTCTGCACGGCACCGAGCGCGAGATCAACGCCGCGGTCAGCCGCTTCGATGCTGGCGGCGACTGGACCAGCTCGCTCTCGCCGGCAGACCTCGTGCTGTCGCCGGCCGCCTGTTATCCCGTCTATCCGATCGCGGCGAGCCGCGGCCAGTTGCCGAAGGGCGGCCTGCGCTTCGACGTCGCCGCCGACTGCTTCCGCCGTGAACCGTCGAAACATCTCGACCGGCTGCAATCGTTCCGGATGCGGGAATATGTCTGCATCGGCAGCCCCGATGACGTCGCCGACTTCCGCGAGCGCTGGATGGTGCGCGCGCAGGCGATTGCGACCGATCTCGGTCTCACCTTCCGCGTCGACTATGCCAGCGATCCGTTCTTCGGCCGCGTCGGTCAGATGAAGGCGGTGAGCCAGAAGCAGCAGCAGCTCAAGTTCGAACTGCTGATCCCGCTGCGTTCGGAAGAGCAGCCGACGGCCTGCATGAGCTTCAATTATCACCGCGAGCATTTCGGCACGACCTGGGACATCAAGGACGCCAATGGCGAGCCGGCCCACACCGGCTGCGTCGCCTTCGGCATGGACCGCCTGGCCGTCGCCATGTTCCATACCCACGGCACCGACCCTTCCGCCTGGCCCGCCAAGGTGCGGGAGATCATGGGCCTGCAGCCGCAGATCGCAGCCGATGCCCACGGCGAAGGCTGGCGCTAA